From the genome of Labedella gwakjiensis:
CGAGTGTTCCGTTCTTCGACCACATGCTCACGGCGTTCGCCAAGCACTCCCTGACCGATCTCACCGTCACGGCGTCGGGCGACACCGACATCGACGTCCACCACACCGTCGAGGACACCGGCATCGTGCTCGGTCAGGCCATCCGCGAGGCGCTCGGCACGAAGGAGGGCATCTCCCGATACGGGGACGCCCACGTTCCACTCGACGATGCGCTTGCGCGCGCTGTGGTGGACATCTCTGGTCGCCCCTATCTCGTGCACGACGGGGAGCCGGCCGGGTTCGAGTTCCACCTCATCGGCGGACACTTCACGGGATCGATGATCCGCCACGTCTTCGAGGCCATCGCCTTCAACGCCGGACTGACGGTACACGTTTCGGTCCTCGCGGGCCGCGACCCCCACCACATCGCCGAGGCGGAGTTCAAGGCGTTCGCTCGCGCGTTCCGCCAGGCCAAGGCCCTCGATCCGCTCGTGCTCGGCATTCCGTCCACGAAGGGCGCGCTGTGAGCGGCAGTCGACCGCGGGTCGTCGTCCTCGACTACGGATCGGGCAACGTCCACTCGGCCGTGAAGGCGCTCGAGCGCGCGGGCGCCGACGTCGAGCTGACGGCGGATCGCAAGGCGGCGCTCGAGGCCGACGGTCTTCTCGTGCCCGGCGTGGGGGCGTTCGCCGCGGTCATGGAGTCGCTCACGTCTGCCCGTGGCGGCGAGGTCGTCGACAAGCGACTGGCGGGAGGCCGCCCGGTGCTCGGGATCTGCGTCGGCATGCAGGTCATGTTCGACCGCGGGGTCGAGCGGGGTCTCGAGGCCGACGGCCTGGGCGAATGGCCGGGTACCGTGACCCAGCTCGACGCTCCCGTCCTGCCGCACATGGGGTGGAACACCGTCGAACCGGACGCAGGAAGCACGCTCTTCGACGGCATCGAGGACGAACGCTTCTATTTCGTGCACTCATACGCGGCGTCGGACTGGACCCTCACCGTCGACCCGCCGTTCCCGCAGCCCCACCTCACCTGGGCGACACACGGCCAGCGATTCCTCGCTGCCGTCGAGAACGGACCGCTCACCGCGACGCAGTTCCACCCGGAGAAGTCCGGCGACGCCGGCATCCGCCTCTTGTCCAATTGGCTCGGGTCGCTCTGATCTGACTAGGATCGTGTGCGGCTTGCGAGCCGCCGTCTCCGACCCGATCGAGGAAACACCATGAGCGAGTTCAACCAGTCCCC
Proteins encoded in this window:
- the hisB gene encoding imidazoleglycerol-phosphate dehydratase HisB, translating into MSTGNRVAHIQRATSESSIDLRLDLDGTGASEIHTSVPFFDHMLTAFAKHSLTDLTVTASGDTDIDVHHTVEDTGIVLGQAIREALGTKEGISRYGDAHVPLDDALARAVVDISGRPYLVHDGEPAGFEFHLIGGHFTGSMIRHVFEAIAFNAGLTVHVSVLAGRDPHHIAEAEFKAFARAFRQAKALDPLVLGIPSTKGAL
- the hisH gene encoding imidazole glycerol phosphate synthase subunit HisH, whose protein sequence is MSGSRPRVVVLDYGSGNVHSAVKALERAGADVELTADRKAALEADGLLVPGVGAFAAVMESLTSARGGEVVDKRLAGGRPVLGICVGMQVMFDRGVERGLEADGLGEWPGTVTQLDAPVLPHMGWNTVEPDAGSTLFDGIEDERFYFVHSYAASDWTLTVDPPFPQPHLTWATHGQRFLAAVENGPLTATQFHPEKSGDAGIRLLSNWLGSL